A part of Oncorhynchus clarkii lewisi isolate Uvic-CL-2024 chromosome 17, UVic_Ocla_1.0, whole genome shotgun sequence genomic DNA contains:
- the LOC139369622 gene encoding group XIIB secretory phospholipase A2-like protein isoform X2: MIHWASLALLLVLSLSIQGTLSQDAEEPAPVDPSQAPVDPSQAEDEDEWGLNSVRGGFEAVNGYFDSMLELMGGRDGVCQYRCRYGKAALPRPDYQMQEPNGCSSYFLGLPVDLGIPAMTKCCNQLDMCYDTCGSNKYRCDSKFRWCLHSICSDLKKSLGFMSKVEACETVADTLFNTVWTLGCRPYMNSQREACLCEGEERDEL; the protein is encoded by the exons ATGATACACTGGGCCTCCCTTGCTCTCCTTCTGGTTTTGAGCCTCTCCATCCAGGGGACCCTCTCCCAGGACGCTGAGGAACCTGCACCAGTGGACCCAAGCCAGGCCCCTGTCGACCCCTCCCAGGCAGAGGATGAGGACGAGTGGGGACTGAACTCCGTTAGGGGAGGCTTTGAAGCCGTCAATGGATACTTTGACTCCATGCTGGAGCTTATGGGCGGACGTGATGGAGTGTGCCAGTACCGCTGTCGATATG GTAAAGCTGCTCTTCCTCGCCCTGACTACCAGATGCAGGAGCCCAACGGATGCAGCTCCTACTTCCTAGGCCTTCCG GTTGATCTGGGTATCCCTGCCATGACTAAGTGCTGCAACCAGCTGGATATGTGTTACGACACCTGCGGCTCCAACAAGTACCGCTGCGACTCCAAGTTCCGCTGGTGTCTCCACAGCATCTGCTCTGACCTCAAGAAGAGCCTGGGCTTCATGTCAAAGGTCGAAG CCTGTGAGACGGTAGCTGACACCCTGTTCAACACAGTCTGGACTCTGGGCTGCAGGCCCTACATGAATAGCCAGAGGGAAGCCTGCCtctgtgaaggagaggagagggatgagctTTAA
- the LOC139369622 gene encoding group XIIB secretory phospholipase A2-like protein isoform X1 — protein sequence MIHWASLALLLVLSLSIQGTLSQDAEEPAPVDPSQAPVDPSQAEDEDEWGLNSVRGGFEAVNGYFDSMLELMGGRDGVCQYRCRYGKAALPRPDYQMQEPNGCSSYFLGLPVPNSVDLGIPAMTKCCNQLDMCYDTCGSNKYRCDSKFRWCLHSICSDLKKSLGFMSKVEACETVADTLFNTVWTLGCRPYMNSQREACLCEGEERDEL from the exons ATGATACACTGGGCCTCCCTTGCTCTCCTTCTGGTTTTGAGCCTCTCCATCCAGGGGACCCTCTCCCAGGACGCTGAGGAACCTGCACCAGTGGACCCAAGCCAGGCCCCTGTCGACCCCTCCCAGGCAGAGGATGAGGACGAGTGGGGACTGAACTCCGTTAGGGGAGGCTTTGAAGCCGTCAATGGATACTTTGACTCCATGCTGGAGCTTATGGGCGGACGTGATGGAGTGTGCCAGTACCGCTGTCGATATG GTAAAGCTGCTCTTCCTCGCCCTGACTACCAGATGCAGGAGCCCAACGGATGCAGCTCCTACTTCCTAGGCCTTCCGGTACCCAATAGT GTTGATCTGGGTATCCCTGCCATGACTAAGTGCTGCAACCAGCTGGATATGTGTTACGACACCTGCGGCTCCAACAAGTACCGCTGCGACTCCAAGTTCCGCTGGTGTCTCCACAGCATCTGCTCTGACCTCAAGAAGAGCCTGGGCTTCATGTCAAAGGTCGAAG CCTGTGAGACGGTAGCTGACACCCTGTTCAACACAGTCTGGACTCTGGGCTGCAGGCCCTACATGAATAGCCAGAGGGAAGCCTGCCtctgtgaaggagaggagagggatgagctTTAA
- the LOC139370437 gene encoding uncharacterized protein, whose amino-acid sequence MAFTSLFSSLPNKEFDTAPCEPRERFQRDERQLEPVELEVNVQSRKWPSQRCQQSGPRKRKKGDQQEQCGQAKKSKLHKCPSQSYKDFDSVARDYNVVKCDFEQPGFDFRRDLDFYSDRKEGASPGHATEKDPDQNKDVQGVNEKKGREQKKQRREPQQQRLDKQARGRGGNSARRVGDFTGMGGRGTNQPRDFSNRGGGGSNRGGGGSNRGGEWSNRGQGCDEGRFSQKR is encoded by the exons ATGGCATTCACCAGCCTTTTTTCAAGTCTTCCAAACAAAGAATTTGACACGGCGCCTTGTGAGCCGAGAGAGAG ATTTCAAAGGGATGAAAGGCAACTGGAACCAGTTGAACTGGAGGTGAACGTCCAGTCCAGAAAGTGGCCATCGCAAAGGTGTCAGCAGAGTGGCCCCAGGAAGAGGAAAAAAGGGGACCAACAG GAGCAGTGTGGTCAGGCCAAGAAAAGTAAACTCCATAAATGCCCATCACAATCTTATAAAGACTTTGACTCTGTGGCCCGAGACTACAACGTGGTGAAGTGTGATTTCGAGCAACCAGGCTTTGACTTCCGTAGAGACCTGGACTTCTACAGTGATCGCAAGGAGGGTGCATCCCCAGGTCATGCTACAGAGAAGG ATCCTGATCAGAACAAGGATGTTCAAGGTGTAAACGAGAAGAAAGGACGGGAGCAGAAGAAACAGCGACGGGAGCCCCAGCAGCAGAGACTTGACAAGCAGGCCAGAGGCAGAGGGGGAAACTCTGCCAGGAGGGTTGGGGATTTTACCGGAATGGGTGGACGCGGAACTAACCAGCCCAGAGACTTCTCCAACAGGGGCGGAGGTGGTTCCAACAGGGGCGGAGGTGGTTCCAACAGGGGCGGAGAGTGGAGCAATAGAGGCCAGGGCTGTGACGAGGGGCGGTTTTCTCAGAAGAGGTGA
- the LOC139370436 gene encoding zinc finger CCCH domain-containing protein 6-like: MTKEFKDQNALEIDGRLICRHFIRGNCIKGVDCQLEHALDVNYSINEVCKFYVQGSCSKGESCIYMHKSFPCKFFHTYEKCYQGDQCRFSHEPLTELTKQLLEAALKRDKDIEELAKNDKPISMEEPVATKESATAEETKPVIDIFLNPLRPNFYNSSCTSEPHAEESTTVYQKEVSAEVVEKEIAPPTASVWSPDPPPNSGFKEPVSYSVEAVLGSHRPLDKPFRSFFAASISQTSQTQPDPPTTTLVPPDSIHPRDPHLNSTCSKRNVPYSVEAVLGFQKPEENPFTLPTQIQSDPPSTTLVSPDPISLFDPRLNKRQASYSVETFSTAQKPVKNPFCSLFAGTISQTSTTPLKQNSANSPINTPGCKGLASYSVKAVLKSHKPVDNPVRSLVAGPITQFSRHPDIQTQLDRPSTTLNPPDSIRPPDPPSVYKRLAYYSAKAVFGSPKPLKPSFSSLFAGPISQTSPQPPTQTQPDFPSATFGPSDSAPPAGCKRPASYYVTAVLEPEKPVENPFCSLFAGIISQTTLDPPSHSQNSPGCKAPASNKPMEKPFLSLFAGPISQTTLPDPPTQTRPYPPIVEHKPEVQDPTRLTEPSTTHSVLRTLFLRLSPCRHEGEQAISNSCKDPGGDGLCSSEDKITRGSTSTGQQRQSQEVVEEPESEREEPESEREECLLRDELLVIPLEPLVPYVPLGDPCQADITLPRSTLARDVVWSFEDLAPLPPPSLNHQPSVPLASPSTERTSGPAVGLSSPAGLRPQPSPQDSNSQEAAGEHLIPSRNSGRSRVQVDTPGVHNLPIQAMVRITRRNTDVQPQRLSGQMRGKSDNVGDKKTLKDLFKTFDPASSPFRQ; the protein is encoded by the exons ATGACAAAGGAATTCAAAGACCAGAATGCTTTGGAGATTGATGGAAGGTTAATCTGTCGACATTTCATCAGGGGAAACTGCATAAAG GGTGTTGACTGCCAGCTAGAACATGCTCTGGATGTCAACTACTCGATCAACGAAGTGTGTAAATTCTACGTCCAGGGATCCTGTTCGAAAGGAGAGAGCTGCATATACATGCACA AGAGTTTCCCCTGCAAGTTCTTCCATACTTACGAGAAGTGCTACCAAGGAGACCAGTGCAGGTTTTCCCATGAACCCCTGACTGAGCTAACCAAACAGCTACTGGAGGCA GCATTGAAGAGGGACAAGGACATTGAGGAACTGGCTAAAAACGACAAGCCAATCAGCATGGAGGAGCCAGTGGCCACAAAGGAGTCGGCGACAGCTGAGGAGACGAAGCCTGTCATTGACATATTCCTGAATCCCCTAAG GCCAAACTTTTACAACAGCTCATGCACCTCTGAGCCACATGCTGAGGAAAGTACCACCGTGTATCAGAAGGAAGTGTCAGCTGAGGTCGTGGAGAAGGAAATTGCCCCTCCTACAGCGTCCGTTTGGTCTCCTGATCCTCCCCCAAACTCTGGCTTTAAGGAACCGGTTTCTTATTCAGTTGAGGCTGTGCTTGGGTCCCATAGGCCCCTAGATAAACCCTTCCGTAGCTTCTTTGCAGCCTCTATCAGCCAGACCTCACAGACCCAACCAGATCCCCCCACAACTACATTAGTTCCTCCAGACTCTATCCACCCTCGTGATCCACACCTAAACTCTACATGCAGCAAGAGAAATGTTCCTTATTCAGTCGAAGCTGTGCTTGGATTCCAGAAGCCTGAAGAAAATCCCTTCACACTCCCCACACAGATCCAATCAGATCCCCCCAGCACTACATTAGTTTCTCCAGACCCAATTAGTTTGTTTGATCCTCGTCTGAATAAGAGGCAGGCTTCTTATTCAGTTGAGACTTTCTCTACGGCCCAGAAGCCAGTGAAAAACCCCTTTTGCAGTCTCTTTGCAGGGACAATCAGCCAGACCTCCACTACACCTCTCAAACAGAACTCTGCTAATTCGCCCATCAACACCCCAGGATGTAAGGGACTAGCTTCTTATTCAGTTAAGGCTGTTCTAAAGTCCCACAAGCCTGTGGATAACCCCGTCCGCAGCCTCGTTGCAGGCCCCATCACCCAGTTCTCTCGCCACCCTGATATACAGACCCAACTAGATCGTCCTAGCACTACATTAAATCCTCCAGACTCCATTCGGCCCCCTGATCCTCCTTCAGTCTATAAGAGGCTGGCTTACTACTCAGCTAAAGCTGTGTTTGGATCTCCTAAACCTTTGAAACCATCCTTCAGCAGCCTCTTTGCAGGCCCCATCAGCCAGACATCTCCCCAACCTCCCACACAGACCCAACCAGATTTCCCTAGCGCTACATTTGGTCCTTCAGATTCTGCGCCTCCTGCAGGCTGTAAAAGGCCGGCTTCGTATTATGTTACGGCTGTGCTTGAGCCCGAGAAGCCTGTGGAAAACCCCTTCTGCAGCCTTTTTGCAGGAATCATCAGCCAGACCACTCTCGACCCTCCCTCACACTCCCAAAACTCCCCAGGTTGTAAGGCACCAGCTTCTAACAAGCCCATGGAAAAACCCTTCCTTAGCCTCTTTGCAGGCCCCATCAGCCAGACAACCCTCCCTGACCCTCCAACACAGACCCGGCCTTATCCCCCAATAGTCGAGCATAAACCGGAGGTACAAGACCCAACACGGCTCACCG AGCCATCCACAACCCATTCTGTTCTGAGGACCCTCTTCCTACGTCTGAGCCCATGCCGCCATGAGGGGGAGCAGGCGATCAGTAACAGCTGCAAAGATCCAG GAGGCGATGGCTTGTGTTCCAGTGAAGACAAAATCACCAGAGGATCTACTTCCACAGGACAGCAGCGGCAGAGCCAGGAGGTGGTTGAGGAGCCGGAGAGTGAGCGTGAGGAGCCGGAGAGTGAGCGTGAGGAGTGCCTTCTGAGGGATGAGCTGTTGGTGATTCCATTAGAACCATTAGTGCCTTACGTGCCACTTGGTGACCCTTGCCAGGCTGATATCACCCTACCACGGTCCACCTTGGCCCGGGACGTGGTGTGGTCCTTTGAAGACCttgcccctcttcctcccccctcactCAATCACCAGCCGTCTGTCCCTCTGGCCTCCCCCTCTACTGAGAGAACATCAGGTCCTGCTGTTGGACTGTCCAGCCCTGCAGGACTCAGGCCACAGCCTTCCCCACAGGACTCCAACTCTCAGGAGGCTGCAGGAGAGCATCTCATTCCCTCCAGGAATTCAGGTAGGAGTCGGGTCCAGGTGGATACCCCCGGCGTTCACAACCTTCCAATCCAAGCGATGGTACGGATCACTCGACGTAACACTGATGTACAACCACAGCGACTGTCTGGACAAATGAGGGGCAAAAGTGACAACGTGGGTGACAAAAAAACACTGAAAGACCTTTTTAAGACTTTTGACCCCGCATCATCTCCCTTCAGACAGTAA
- the LOC139370435 gene encoding integrin alpha-X-like, which yields MLVNKVKEKMSRLLLTWMGAMAVSSMAFNIDEANPKIYKGEEKDFFGYKVLQFISGKEKGVMVSAPYQKNGSGGICRCAQDRTDCTDCYTPQETDTIKYIGLSMAGQSTSPPTFTACSPGLAHECDGNSYLNSICYQFNSQLQITSNFTPAFQECTKKIVDLVFLFDGSGSMTTDEFDKNKGFINNIMTTLKNSSIKFAAVQFSSRSRTVFNFNDYKEGRALTNLWKEKHMSSLTNTHQAIDFLLKNIFENQAAGATADATKVLVIITDGDPSDTDKRFNSIKRSDDKNIIRFVIGVKNVDLTKLKSLASEPKENNTFLIQDYNGLKGILDNLQKKIFNIEGSKTALAGNLMKEMSQSGFSAVYVNKDTLVLGSVGSNNWRGSLFETEGQRSEEREIQDPTLDKDSYMGYSVAVGKKNQNLLYFTGAPRSEHMGRILLFNKVNNNWTVAQRLSGEQMGSYFGAELCSVDIDSDGNTDFLLVGAPMFHQPPREGRIYVYTLTDKLELRMEMNVSVMAQGRFGSSISSLTDLNGDGLKDVAVGAPLEDDHRGAVYIYLGEKLKGIRPEFSQRISAAMMRSKLQFFGQTIDGKMDLGEDGLTDIVVGTRGAVVVLRSRPVLSISAHLHFHPSEISTVNFYCLAKETISPVVTLTACFNMAEATKSKAGALSAGMNVSYTLDVDPVRQRSRAFFNDTNKGARSLLSTVELRKERTCFNHSVYMTQCVIDTLSAIIIQLNFSQSQSQQEGCTAILNTDSPAKAVVEVPFEKNCKENETCLAELEVDFNFITSTLLVVDQSYFNVTIRLSNHGDDSYNTSLTLLYPPGLSFSTMHLLKSTRRTVFSCGGLEGEMDRTTCSVSIPVYRSKTTAVFTSKFHILNTYNWNNTMEMTVIGLSDNGNSTNSSLTRTIPVQFAVDLVAKALPQDSTTYMNFTLEDTSPKRLVNVYEVQNLGFKSVPITVTFTFPTKLEHRFEMKDYKISVLQNHTQCGKVINSTTEYCSPEKYCKSIECESFLLEKFLTVTFVLSGNVSFKDLDQHAKNLSLPKKFTGDRETVNFISFVKLGYDKKRYAQTASDPGDNSSFHQTQINVQAEIIIHPQRELILGTGVGLFLLIIITMAMYMMGCFQRKSPDYDENEGE from the exons ATGCTAGTGAACAAAGTGAAGGAGAAGATGTCCAGGCTCCTGCTCACCTGGATGGGAGCCATGG CTGTCTCTTCAATGGCTTTCAACATTGATGAAGCAAACCCAAAAATCTACAAGGGGGAGGAAAAGGATTTCTTTGGATACAAAGTCCTGCAATTCATATCTGGCAAGGAGAAAGG GGTAATGGTCAGTGCTCCATATCAGAAGAACGGATCTGGTGGAATCTGTAGATGTGCTCAAGACAGAACAGACTGTACAGACTGTTACACTCCTCAAG AAACTGACACAATCAAGTACATTGGACTCTCTATGGCTGGACAATCTACTTCTCCTCCAACATTCACT GCCTGCAGCCCTGGTCTGGCACACGAGTGTGATGGGAACTCATATCTGAACAGTATCTGTTATCAGTTCAACAGCCAGCTCCAGATCACCTCGAACTTCACACCTGCCTTCCAAG AATGTACTAAGAAAATAGTGGACCTCGTTTTCCTCTTTGACGGATCAGGAAGCATGACAACGGATGAATTTGATAAGAACAAAGGTTTCATAAACAATATCATGACAACCCTAAAAAACTCCTCAATCAAG TTTGCAGCAGTTCAGTTCTCATCAAGATCCAGGACAGTTTTCAACTTCAATGACTACAAAGAGGGGAGAGCCTTGACTAATCTTTGGAAAGAAAAGCACATGTCTAGTCTAACCAACACACATCAGGCGATAGACTTTCTTTT gaaaaacatttttgaaaaccAAGCCGCCGGCGCCACCGCAGATGCAACTAAAGTACTGGTCATAATAACAGATGGAGATCCCAGTGATACTGATAAAAGGTTTAACTCTATCAAAAGAAGTGATGACAAAAACATCATCCGTTTCGTTATTGGG GTCAAGAATGTCGATTTGACGAAACTAAAGTCACTAGCATCAGAGCCAAAAGAGAACAACACTTTCCTCATCCAGGACTACAACGGACTAAAAGGAATCCTAGacaacttacaaaaaaagatCTTCAACATTGAAG GTTCCAAGACTGCTCTGGCTGGAAACTTGATGAAAGAGATGTCTCAGAGTGGGTTCAGTGCTGTCTACGTTAATAAG GACACCTTGGTTTTGGGCTCAGTGGGATCAAACAACTGGCGTGGATCCCTCTTTGAGACTGAGGGTCAGAGATCAGAGGAAAGGGAAATTCAGGACCCCACATTGGACAAAGACTCCTATATGG GATACTCTGTAGCTGTTGGGAAGAAGAACCAGAACCTTCTATATTTTACCGGAGCACCAAGATCTGAACACATGGGACGGATCCTACTTTTCAACAAGGTTAACAACAACTGGACTGTGGCACAAAGATTGTCTGGAGAACAG ATGGGCTCCTACTTCGGGGCAGAGCTGTGTTCTGTGGACATAGACTCAGACGGCAACACAGACTTCCTCCTGGTGGGTGCACCAATGTTTCACCAACCACCGAGAGAGGGCAGGATCTACGTCTACACACTAACTGATAAG CTGGAACTGAGGATGGAGATGAATGTTTCAGTGATGGCTCAGGGTAGATTcggctcctccatctcctctctcacagACCTGAATGGAGATGGGCTGAAGGATGTAGCTGTGGGCGCTCCACTTGAGGACGATCACAGGGGGGCCGTGTACATCTACCTGGGTGAAAAGCTAAAGGGGATCCGCCCTGAATTCAGCCAG CGCATCTCAGCTGCGATGATGAGATCTAAGCTCCAGTTCTTTGGCCAGAcgattgatgggaagatggaccTGGGTGAGGATGGACTGACTGACATCGTAGTAGGAACGCGTGGCGCAGTTGTCGTCTTGAG GTCCAGACCGGTCCTCAGCATCTCTGCTCATCTCCACTTCCATCCCTCGGAGATCAGCACTGTTAACTTTTACTGTCTGGCAAAAGAGACCATTTCCCCTGTGGTGACTCTGACAGCCTGCTTTAACATGGCAGAGGCAACAAAGAGTAAAGCTG GGGCGCTGAGTGCAGGGATGAACGTCTCCTACACGCTGGATGTGGATCCAGTGAGACAGAGGAGCCGAGCCTTTTTCAATGACACGAACAAAGGGGCCAGAAGTCTTCTCTCTACTGTGGAGCTGAGAAAGGAGCGGACCTGCTTCAACCACTCAGTCTACATGACA CAATGCGTGATTGACACATTATCGGCCATAATCATCCAACTTAATTTTTCTCAATCTCAAAGCCAACAAGAGGGTTGTACTGCCATTCTGAATACTGACAGTCCTGCAAAGGCCGTGGTTGAG GTGCCCTTTGAAAAGAACTGCAAAGAAAATGAAACCTGTTTGGCAGAGCTTGAGGTGGACTTCAACTTCAT CACATCAACTTTATTAGTGGTGGACCAGAGTTACTTTAATGTGACTATAAGACTGTCCAATCACGGGGATGACTcctataacaccagtctaaccctcctctaccctcctggCCTCTCATTCTCCACGATGCATCTTCTGAAG TCTACAAGGAGAACGGTGTTCAGCTGTGGTGGTCTGGAAGGTGAAATGGACAGAACTACATGCAGTGTCAGCATACCTGTCTACCGTAGTAAAACTACC GCAGTGTTCACCAGTAAATTCCATATTTTGAATACATACAACTGGAACAACACAATGGAGATGACCGTCATCGGCCTGAG CGACAATGGAAACTCAACCAATAGTTCCCTAACCCGGACCATCCCTGTTCAATTTGCAGTTGACCTGGTAGCAAAAGC cctTCCCCAAGACTCCACCACTTACATGAACTTTACTCTGGAGGACACATCACCTAAAAGACTGGTGAATGTATATGAG GTGCAGAACTTGGGATTTAAGTCTGTACCCATCACAGTCACATTCACTTTCCCAACTAAGCTTGAGCACAGATTTGAAATGAAGGACTACAAAATATCTGTCTTACAG aaccaCACTCAATGTGGAAAGGTTATCAATTCAACAACAGAG TACTGCTCTCCAGAAAAATACTGCAAGTCCATCGAGTGTGAAAGTTTCCTTTTGGAGAAGTTTTTGACAGTTACATTTGTGCTGTCTGGAAATGTTTCCTTCAAGGACCTCGATCAACATGCAAAG AACTTGTCATTGCCAAAGAAATTCACTGGGGACAGAGAAACAGTCAATTTCATCAGTTTTGTCAAACTCGGCTATGACAAAAAACGATATGCCCAGACAGCGAGTGACCCAGGG GATAACTCAAGCTTCCACCAAACACAG ATTAATGTCCAGGCTGAGATCATCATTCATCCACAAAGAGAGCTGATACTAGGGACAGGAGTAGGACTCTTTCTCCTGATCATCATCACAATGGCCATGTATATG ATGGGATGCTTCCAGAGAAAAAGCCCTGATTATGACGAGAATGAAGGGGAATAG